One stretch of Armigeres subalbatus isolate Guangzhou_Male chromosome 2, GZ_Asu_2, whole genome shotgun sequence DNA includes these proteins:
- the LOC134216564 gene encoding zinc finger and BTB domain-containing protein 14-like, protein MSAVWHDIACFINENEIPQVFIESDIKPSFSPTFDDIHTDLLDDYVAIQADSTRDTVQNSTLASCPSGNNGDLTSVDLFSNWSPASYPADEIQKVVREIVPSTEFHENKYSPSSPEMQDIMQELLALPAGQHTDSAPKVYQEVCTPSAQDETQAQTIKEYLESVTFNDEISDPANQIVSTVPQSTEELNSTQMSCVSPDQQGMETQIFQINEIQTSNSSDPQAPPTYVFPITIEYVGFANPQDTPKETPHRKGARKTKKLTTFTSHFNCEKCMRSFKSKGGLLQHNQQIHSGPTPHACDHCGKRYRDIDTMQQHRQRHLMKDKPCKCEECPKQFIRLSDLQRHVQLHHRVSRHSCDICGKAFDRADHLKNHKLSHLNGTVKRFKNQQVM, encoded by the coding sequence ATGAGTGCTGTCTGGCATGATATTGCGTGTTTTATTAACGAAAATGAGATTCCGCAAGTATTCATCGAGAGCGATATAAAACCATCATTCTCTCCAACATTTGATGACATCCATACAGACCTGTTGGACGATTATGTCGCAATTCAAGCAGATTCAACCCGTGATACAGTGCAGAATTCAACATTAGCATCATGTCCCAGTGGCAACAATGGAGATCTAACAAGTGTTGATTTATTTTCGAATTGGTCGCCTGCTTCATATCCCGCAGATGAAATACAGAAGGTCGTTCGGGAAATTGTACCATCAACGGAATTCCATGAAAATAAATACAGTCCTTCAAGTCCAGAAATGCAGGACATAATGCAGGAGCTGTTGGCATTACCAGCAGGTCAGCACACAGATTCGGCTCCAAAGGTATATCAGGAAGTGTGTACTCCGAGCGCCCAAGACGAAACACAAGCGCAGACTATTAAAGAGTACCTGGAATCAGTGACATTTAACGATGAGATATCAGATCCAGCAAACCAGATTGTGTCAACAGTGCCGCAGTCCACAGAGGAATTGAACTCCACACAAATGTCCTGCGTGTCACCTGATCAGCAAGGGATGGAAACtcagattttccaaatcaacGAAATCCAAACGTCCAACTCTTCTGATCCTCAAGCACCACCCACTTACGTCTTTCCCATAACAATCGAATATGTGGGGTTCGCAAATCCGCAGGACACACCCAAAGAAACACCGCACAGGAAGGGGGCTCGAAAAACCAAAAAGCTGACGACCTTTACCAGCCACTTCAACTGCGAGAAGTGCATGCGGTCCTTCAAATCTAAGGGAGGACTGCTGCAGCACAATCAGCAGATCCATTCGGGGCCGACACCACACGCATGCGACCATTGTGGGAAGCGATACCGCGACATCGACACCATGCAGCAGCACCGACAGCGCCACCTGATGAAGGACAAACCGTGCAAGTGCGAGGAGTGTCCGAAGCAATTCATTCGGCTGTCGGATCTGCAGCGCCACGTGCAGCTGCACCATCGAGTGAGCCGCCACAGTTGCGATATTTGTGGCAAGGCGTTCGACCGAGCGGACCacctgaaaaatcacaaattaaGTCATCTGAATGGGACGGTTAAGCGGTTCAAAAATCAGCAGGTAATGTAA